In one window of Vulpes vulpes isolate BD-2025 chromosome 1, VulVul3, whole genome shotgun sequence DNA:
- the SAMD4B gene encoding protein Smaug homolog 2 — protein sequence MMFRDQVGILAGWFKGWNECEQTVALLSLLKRVTRTQARFLQLCLEHSLADCNDIHLLESEANSAAIVSQWQQESKEKVVSLLLSHLPLLQPGNTEAKSEYMRLLQKVLAYSIESNAFIEESRQLLSYALIHPATTLEDRNALALWLSHLEERLASGFRTRPEPTYHSRQGSDEWGGPAELGPGEAGPGWQDKPPRENGHVPFHPSSSVPPAINSIGSNANAGLPCQIHPSPLKRSMSLIPTSPQAPGEWPSPEELGARAAFTTPDHAPLSPQSSVASSGSEQTEEQGSSRNTFQEDGSGMKDVPSWLKSLRLHKYAALFSQMSYEEMMTLTEQHLESQNVTKGARHKIALSIQKLRERQSVLKSLEKDVLEGGNLRNALQELQQIIITPIKAYSVLQATVAAAAATTPTAKDGSRGEPPLPGAEPPLAHPGTDKGTESKDPPAAESYPPPPAPAPTDGSEPAPAPVADGDIPSQFTRVMGKVCTQLLVSRPDEENITSYLQLIEKCLTHEAFTETQKKRLLSWKQQVLKLLRTFPRKAALEMQNYRQQKGWAFGSNSLPIAGSVGMGVARRTQRQFPMPPRALPPGRMGLLSPSGIGGISPRHALTSPSLGGQGRQNLWFANPGGSNSMPSQSRSSVQRTHSLPVHSSPQAILMFPPDCPVPGPDLEINPTLESLCLSMTEHALGDGTDKTSTI from the exons ATGATGTTCCGAGACCAGGTGGGCATCCTCGCTGGCTGGTTCAAGGGCTGGAATGAGTGTGAGCAGACGGTGGCCCTGCTGTCACTTCTGAAGCGGGTTACTCGCACCCAGGCCCGCTTCCTGCAGCTCTGCCTGGAGCACTCACTGGCGGACTGCAATGACATCCACCTGCTGGAGTCGGAGGCCAACAGTGCTG CCATCGTCAGCCAGTGGCAGCAGGAGTCCAAAGAGAAAGTGGTATCCCTCCTGCTGTCCCACCTGCCCCTGCTTCAGCCAGGCAACACGGAGGCCAAGTCGGAGTACATGAGGCTGCTGCAGAAAGTGCTGGCCTACTCGATCGAGAGCAATGCCTTCATCGAGGAGAGCCGCCAGCTACTCTCTTATGCCCTCATCCACCCAGCCACCACACTGGAGGACCGCAATGCACTGGCCctctggctgagccacctggaagAGCGACTGGCTAGTGGCTTCCGCACCCGGCCTGAGCCCACCTACCACTCACGCCAAGGCTCAGATGAGTGGGGGGGCCCTGcagagctgggccctggggaggctgGGCCAGGCTGGCAGGACAAGCCACCCCGGGAAAATGGACATGTGCCCTTCCACCCATCCAGCTCAGTGCCGCCAGCCATCAACAGTATTGGGAGCAACGCAAATGCAG GTCTCCCTTGCCAAATTCACCCCAGCCCGCTGAAGCGCTCCATGTCGCTCATCCCCACGAGCCCCCAGGCCCCTGGTGAGTGGCCGAGTCCGGAGGAGCTCGGGGCCCGGGCTGCTTTCACCACGCCCGACCACGCACCCCTCTCGCCCCAGAGCAGCGTGGCCTCCTCTGGCAGCGAGCAGACGGAGGAGCAGGGCTCCAGCCGGAACACGTTCCAGGAGGACGGCAGTGGCATGAAAG ATGTGCCCTCATGGCTCAAGAGCCTCCGCTTGCACAAGTATGCAGCCCTCTTCTCACAGATGAGCTACGAGGAGATGATGACACTGACTGAGCAGCATTTGGAGTCTCAG AATGTCACCAAAGGTGCCCGCCACAAGATAGCCCTGAGCATCCAGAAGCTACGTGAGAGACAGAGTGTCCTCAAGTCCCTGGAGAAG GATGTGCTGGAAGGCGGGAATCTGCGAAATGCTCTGCAGGAGCTGCAGCAGATAATCATCACCCCCATCAAGGCCTACAGCGTCCTCCAGGccactgtggctgctgctgctgccaccaccccTACTGCCAAGGATGGGAGCCGGGGGGAGCCACCACTGCCAGGTGCTGAGCCTCCCCTGGCTCACCCCGGCACAGACAAGGGCACTGAGTCCAAGGACCCTCCAGCTGCAGAGAGCTACCCCCCTCCACCAGCTCCGGCTCCCACTGATGGCAGTGAGCCAGCCCCAGCTCCCGTCGCCGACGGAGACATCCCCAGCCAGTTTACACGGGTGATGGGCAAAG TGTGCACCCAGCTGCTGGTGTCCCGACCAGACGAGGAGAACATCACCAGTTACCTCCAGCTCATTGAAAAGTGCCTGACTCATGAG GCGTTCACGGAGACGCAGAAGAAACGGCTGTTGTCCTGGAAACAGCAAGTGCTGAAGCTCCTCCGGACCTTCCCGCGCAAAGCCGCCCTAGAGATGCAGAACTACCGGCAGCAGAAAGG CTGGGCATTTGGCTCCAACTCCCTTCCCATAGCTGGCtctgtggggatgggggtggccCGGCGGACCCAGCGGCAGTTCCCAATGCCTCCCCGGGCCCTCCCACCCGGCAGGATGGGCCTTCTGAGCCCTTCTGGCATTGGGGGCATCTCCCCCCGACATGCCCTCACTAGCCCCAGCCTTGGGGGCCAGGGCCGACAG AACCTGTGGTTTGCCAACCCTGGAGGCAGCAACAGCATGCCCAGCCAGAGCCGCAGCTCTGTGCAGCGCACCCACTCCCTCCCGGTCCATTCATCGCCCCAGGCCATTCTCATGTTCCCTCCAG ACTGCCCGGTCCCTGGGCCTGACCTGGAGATCAATCCCACTCTGGAGTCTCTGTGTCTGAGCATGACAGAACACGCCTTGGGTG ATGGGACAGACAAAACCTCCACCATCTGA
- the PAF1 gene encoding RNA polymerase II-associated factor 1 homolog, whose translation MAPTIQTQAQREDGHRPNSHRTLPERSGVVCRVKYCNSLPDIPFDPKFITYPFDQNRFVQYKATSLEKQHKHDLLTEPDLGVTIDLINPDTYRIDPNVLLDPADEKLLEEEIQAPTSSKRSQQHAKVVPWMRKTEYISTEFNRYGISNEKPEVKIGVSVKQQFTEEEIYKDRDSQITAIEKTFEDAQKSISQHYSKPRVTPVEVMPVFPDFKMWINPCAQVIFDSDPAPKDTSGAAALEMMSQAMIRGMMDEEGNQFVAYFLPVEETLKKRKRDQEEEMDYAPDDVYDYKIAREYNWNVKNKASKGYEENYFFIFREGDGVYYNELETRVRLSKRRAKAGVQSGTNALLVVKHRDMNEKELEAQEARKAQLENHEPEEEEEEEMETEEKEAGGSDEEREKGSSSEKEGSEDERSGSESEREEGDRDEASDKSGSGEDESSEDEARAARDKEEIFGSDADSEDDADSDDEDRGQARGSDNDSDSGSDGGGQRSRSRSASPFPSGSEHSAQEDGSEAAASDSSEADSDSD comes from the exons ATGGCGCCAACCATTCAGACTCAGGCCCAGCGGGAGGATGGCCACAG GCCCAATTCTCACCGGACTCTGCCGGAGAG GTCCGGAGTGGTCTGCCGAGTCAAGTACTGCAACAGCCTCCCTGACATCCCCTTCGACCCGAAGTTCATCACCTACCCCTTTGACCAGAACAG GTTTGTCCAGTATAAAGCGACTTCCTTGGAAAAACAACACAAGCACGACCTCCTCACTGAGCCAGACCTGGGGGTCACCATTGACCTTATCAACCCGGATACCTACCGCATCGACCCCAATG TACTCCTCGATCCCGCTGATGAGAAGCTTTTGGAAGAGGAGATTCAGGCCCCTACAAGCTCCAAGAG ATCCCAGCAGCATGCGAAGGTGGTGCCATGGATGCGGAAGACTGAGTACATCTCCACTGAGTTCAACCGTTATGGCATCTCCAATGAGAAGCCTGAGGTCAA GATTGGGGTTTCTGTGAAGCAACAGTTCACGGAGGAAGAAATCTACAAAGACAGGGATAGCCAGATCACAGCTATTGAGAAAACTTTTGAAGATGCCCAGAAGTCG ATCTCCCAGCATTACAGCAAGCCCCGAGTGACACCGGTGGAGGTCATGCCTGTCTTCCCAGACTTTAAG ATGTGGATCAACCCATGTGCTCAGGTAATTTTTGACTCAGACCCAGCCCCCAAGGACACCAGTGGTGCAGCTGCATTGGAGATGATGTCTCAGGCCATGATCAG AGGCATGATGGATGAGGAAGGGAACCAGTTTGTGGCTTATTTCCTGCCTGTGGAGGAGACACTGAAGAAACGAAAGCGGGaccaggaggaggagatggaCTATGCACCGGATGATGT GTATGACTACAAGATTGCCCGGGAGTACAACTGGAATGTGAAGAACAAAGCTAGCAAGGGCTATGAGGAGAACTACTTCTTCATCTTCCGGGAGGGTGATGGGGTTTACTACAATGAATTGGAGACCAG GGTCCGCCTGAGTAAACGCCGGGCAAAGGCTGGGGTTCAGTCCGGTACTAATGCCCTGCTTGTGGTCAAACACCGGGACATGAATGAGAAGGAATTAGAAGCCCAG GAGGCACGGAAGGCCCAGTTGGAGAACCACGAACccgaagaagaagaggaagaagagatggaGACGGAAGAGAAAGAAGCTGGGGGCTCAG atgaggaacgcGAGAAAGGCAGCAGCAGTGAGAAGGAAGGCAGCGAGGATGAGCGCTCAGGCAGTGAGAGTGAACGCGAAGAGGGTGACAGGGACGAGGCGAGTGACAAGAGTGGTAGCGGCGAGGATGAGAGCAGTGAAGACGAGGCCCGGGCTGCTAGGGACAAAGAGGAGATCTTTGGCAGTGATGCAGATTCAGAAGATGATGCGGATTCTGATGACGAGGACAGAGGCCAAGCCCGTGGCAGTGACAACGATTCGGACAGTGGCAGTGATGGGGGTGGCCAGCGGAGCCGGAGCCGCAGCGCCAGTCCCTTTCCCAGTGGCAGTGAGCACTCCGCCCAGGAGGATGGCAGTGAAGCTGCAGCTTCTGATTCCAGTGAAGCTGACAGTGACAGTGACTGA